A window from Brachyhypopomus gauderio isolate BG-103 chromosome 6, BGAUD_0.2, whole genome shotgun sequence encodes these proteins:
- the phactr4a gene encoding phosphatase and actin regulator 4A isoform X5: MGQGASALRHTLHSTPPTEDEVDDQQHSTTGSDGANSGGDSPQSKRKGKFSNLGKIFKPWKWRKKKVTSEKFKETSEVLERKISMRRSRQELIDKGVLKEVVDNESNDVKAASVKNGHTAPVPGDRAPTLGSDVKGPTWRPQGEERKSSAEADRRGRAPSDGPRNRQPLDVDARTRGPSEADRRSHLAPDAEKRTSSLPRDRHGPDEGRQREHKDERRDERRDERRDERRDERRDKRDDRSEREEGGRRDGRGDKEERKEARERREERERREERERREERERREERERREEAGRREERERREEAGRREEAGRREEAGRREEAGRREGRRPEPARQVVESKQSRPLSEIDVRSSQQKSSSGASEAERRSTLPRHASPGDVPRERTGDAAPPTGGLLPPAGGAPPPTGASHPVPAKRSPPVPPKRMTPVAKRQSEDLSSHQPEPPAHSSTPGLSSSQSEDGRLPGPTPVMSSPPPAHIPPSPTRAHPQPIALSVDPPSPTTEPPAHPPILPLHIQIQRVLASPGPAQPNPEGSRRAHSLLFDLPPVLNIDTGRHSLPVTIEPLRLPEDDDFDLEEEMRKLQPAPRPVLQPELAPRSRRGLVGEPSVTVIPEDGGNGDSEEESDSDGPIIYRDDDEDEDEEDVPISGLASRVKRKDTLAMKLEKQQERLEQLPPEANSWKSREQWEAVRNKIGSTLNRRLSQRPTQQELEQRNILQAKNEADRRAERSEIKRRLTRKLSQRPTVAELQARKILRFHEYVESTHAEDYDRRADKPWTKLTPADKAAIRKELNEFKSSEMEVHEDSRVYTRFHRP; the protein is encoded by the exons ATGGGACAGGGAGCCAGCGCTCTGAGACACACGCTGCACTCCACCCCCCCTACAG aAGATGAAGTTGACGACCAGCAGCACAGCACAACAGGCAGCGACGGTGCGAACTCCGGCGGAGACTCGCCCCAGTCCAAACGCAAGGGCAAGTTCTCCAACCTGGGCAAGATCTTCAAGCCCTGGAAATGGAGGAAGAAGAAGGTCACCAGCGAGAAGTTCAAGGAGACATCAGAGG TGCTGGAGAGGAAGATCTCGATGAGGAGAAGCAGACAGGAGCTGATAGACAAAGGAGTCCTAAAGGAAGTGGTGGACAACG AGAGCAATGACGTAAAAGCTGCTTCAGTGAAGAAtggtcacacagcacctgtacCAGGAGATCGGGCGCCCACCTTGGGGTCGGACGTCAAGGGTCCGACCTGGCGGCCGCAAGGCGAAGAGCGGAAGAGCTCGGCCGAGGCGGATCGCCGCGGCCGGGCTCCATCGGACGGGCCCCGGAACCGCCAGCCCCTGGACGTGGATGCCCGCACACGTGGGCCCTCTGAGGCCGACCGGCGCAGCCACCTGGCCCCGGATGCCGAGAAGCGGACGTCGTCTCTGCCGAGGGACAGGCACGGGCCGGACGAGGGCAGGCAGCGCGAGCACAAGGACGAGCGGCGGGACGAGCGGCGGGACGAGCGGCGGGACGAGCGGCGGGACGAGCGGCGGGACAAGAGGGACGATCGCtctgagagagaggagggggggaggagagatgggCGAGGGGacaaggaggagaggaaggaggccagagagaggagggaggagcgcgagaggagggaggagcgcgagaggagggaggagcgcgagaggagggaggagcgcgagaggagagaggaggcaggcaggagggaggagcgcgagaggagggaggaggcaggcagaagggaggaggcaggcaggagggaggaggcaggcaggagggaggaggcaggcaggagggagggccGGCGCCCCGAGCCCGCCAGACAGGTTGTGGAGAGCAAGCAGTCCAGGCCTCTGTCGGAGATAGACGTACGGAGCAGTCAGCAGAAGAGCTCGTCCGGCGCCTCGGAGGCAGAACGCAGGAGCACTCTGCCCCGCCACGCGTCTCCTGGGGACGTGCCCAGGGAGCGCACAG GTGATGCAGCTCCACCTACAGGAGGTTTACTTCCACCTGCAGGAGGTGCACCTCCACCTACAGGAGCGTCACACCCAGTTCCAGCCAAGCGCTCCCCTCCTGTTCCCCCCAAGAGGATGACGCCTGTCGCCAAACGCCAATCTGAGGACCTCTCGTCCCACCAGCCAGAGCCTCCTGCCCACAGCTCCACCCCTGGGCTGTCGTCCTCCCAATCCGAAGACGGGAGGCTCCCCGGCCCCACCCCTGTTatgtcctctcctccacctgcccaCATCCCGCCCTCTCCGACTCGCGCCCATCCCCAGCCCATCGCCCTGAGCGTGGACCCGCCCAGCCCCACCACAGAGCCGCCCGCCCACCCCCCCATCCTGCCCCTGCACATCCAGATCCAGAGGGTGCTGGCCAGCCCCGGGCCGGCTCAGCCCAACCCGGAGGGCTCTCGGAGGGCTCACTCGCTCCTGTTCGATCTGCCGCCCGTGCTCAACATCGACACGGGCCGACATTCGCTCCCCGTCACCATCGAGCCCCTCAGACT gCCTGAGGATGATGATTTTGacctggaggaggagatgaggaagcTCCAGCCCGCCCCGCGCCCCGTTCTCCAGCCCGAGCTGGCGCCCCGGAGCAGGCGGGGCTTAGTGGGGGAGCCCAGCGTGACTGTCATCCCTGAAGACGGGGGCAATGGAGACAGCGAGGAGGAGAGCGACTCGGACGGACCCATCATCTACAGAGACGATGACGAGGATGAGGACGAGGAAGACGTACCCATTA GTGGTCTGGCCAGCCGTGTGAAGCGGAAGGACACTCTGGCCATGAAGCTGGAGAAACAGCAGGAGCGTCTGGAACAGCTCCCCCCGGAGGCCAACAGCTGGAAGAGCCGTGAGCAGTGGGAGGCCGTCCGCAACAAGATCGGCTCCACCCTGAACCG GAGACTGAGCCAGCGGCCCACGCAACAGGAGCTGGAACAGAGGAACATCCTGCAAG CCAAGAATGAGGCAGACCGACGGGCAGAGAGGAGTGAGATCAAACGTAGACTCACGAGAAAG TTGTCCCAGAGGCCCACGGTGGCCGAGCTGCAGGCCAGAAAGATCTTGCGCTTCCACGAGTACGTGGAGAGCACACACGCAGAGGACTACGACCGCCGTGCAGACAAGCCCTGGACCAAACTCACGCCCGCCGATAAG GCTGCCATCAGAAAGGAACTGAATGAGTTCAAGAGTTCAGAGATGGAGGTTCACGAGGACAGCAGGGTGTACACCAG GTTCCACCGACCGTAG
- the phactr4a gene encoding phosphatase and actin regulator 4A isoform X1, giving the protein MGQGASALRHTLHSTPPTEDEVDDQQHSTTGSDGANSGGDSPQSKRKGKFSNLGKIFKPWKWRKKKVTSEKFKETSEVLERKISMRRSRQELIDKGVLKEVVDNESNDVKAASVKNGHTAPVPGDRAPTLGSDVKGPTWRPQGEERKSSAEADRRGRAPSDGPRNRQPLDVDARTRGPSEADRRSHLAPDAEKRTSSLPRDRHGPDEGRQREHKDERRDERRDERRDERRDERRDKRDDRSEREEGGRRDGRGDKEERKEARERREERERREERERREERERREERERREEAGRREERERREEAGRREEAGRREEAGRREEAGRREGRRPEPARQVVESKQSRPLSEIDVRSSQQKSSSGASEAERRSTLPRHASPGDVPRERTGSVGVRVLPIPEPLRFPPKDLQPTAKQAILPPKWLMSSTESGQASSSSCSSSASSASSTSSSSSAPPIAKPPPRTVSLMVDDTPRHGSAPAAVTGGQETPPTARGHAPPPSPVPPATAASDAPAPPVSAKHPPVPPPKPSNRNSVPALQAATLHRSTKAPPPPYWTSWRWQAERGVYLSLPSYLCRRGAQPSPGDAAPPTGGLLPPAGGAPPPTGASHPVPAKRSPPVPPKRMTPVAKRQSEDLSSHQPEPPAHSSTPGLSSSQSEDGRLPGPTPVMSSPPPAHIPPSPTRAHPQPIALSVDPPSPTTEPPAHPPILPLHIQIQRVLASPGPAQPNPEGSRRAHSLLFDLPPVLNIDTGRHSLPVTIEPLRLPEDDDFDLEEEMRKLQPAPRPVLQPELAPRSRRGLVGEPSVTVIPEDGGNGDSEEESDSDGPIIYRDDDEDEDEEDVPISGLASRVKRKDTLAMKLEKQQERLEQLPPEANSWKSREQWEAVRNKIGSTLNRRLSQRPTQQELEQRNILQAKNEADRRAERSEIKRRLTRKLSQRPTVAELQARKILRFHEYVESTHAEDYDRRADKPWTKLTPADKAAIRKELNEFKSSEMEVHEDSRVYTRFHRP; this is encoded by the exons ATGGGACAGGGAGCCAGCGCTCTGAGACACACGCTGCACTCCACCCCCCCTACAG aAGATGAAGTTGACGACCAGCAGCACAGCACAACAGGCAGCGACGGTGCGAACTCCGGCGGAGACTCGCCCCAGTCCAAACGCAAGGGCAAGTTCTCCAACCTGGGCAAGATCTTCAAGCCCTGGAAATGGAGGAAGAAGAAGGTCACCAGCGAGAAGTTCAAGGAGACATCAGAGG TGCTGGAGAGGAAGATCTCGATGAGGAGAAGCAGACAGGAGCTGATAGACAAAGGAGTCCTAAAGGAAGTGGTGGACAACG AGAGCAATGACGTAAAAGCTGCTTCAGTGAAGAAtggtcacacagcacctgtacCAGGAGATCGGGCGCCCACCTTGGGGTCGGACGTCAAGGGTCCGACCTGGCGGCCGCAAGGCGAAGAGCGGAAGAGCTCGGCCGAGGCGGATCGCCGCGGCCGGGCTCCATCGGACGGGCCCCGGAACCGCCAGCCCCTGGACGTGGATGCCCGCACACGTGGGCCCTCTGAGGCCGACCGGCGCAGCCACCTGGCCCCGGATGCCGAGAAGCGGACGTCGTCTCTGCCGAGGGACAGGCACGGGCCGGACGAGGGCAGGCAGCGCGAGCACAAGGACGAGCGGCGGGACGAGCGGCGGGACGAGCGGCGGGACGAGCGGCGGGACGAGCGGCGGGACAAGAGGGACGATCGCtctgagagagaggagggggggaggagagatgggCGAGGGGacaaggaggagaggaaggaggccagagagaggagggaggagcgcgagaggagggaggagcgcgagaggagggaggagcgcgagaggagggaggagcgcgagaggagagaggaggcaggcaggagggaggagcgcgagaggagggaggaggcaggcagaagggaggaggcaggcaggagggaggaggcaggcaggagggaggaggcaggcaggagggagggccGGCGCCCCGAGCCCGCCAGACAGGTTGTGGAGAGCAAGCAGTCCAGGCCTCTGTCGGAGATAGACGTACGGAGCAGTCAGCAGAAGAGCTCGTCCGGCGCCTCGGAGGCAGAACGCAGGAGCACTCTGCCCCGCCACGCGTCTCCTGGGGACGTGCCCAGGGAGCGCACAG GGTCCGTTGGCGTGCGTGTCCTCCCCATCCCTGAGCCACTCCGCTTCCCCCCCAAGGACCTGCAGCCTACTGCTAAACAAGCCATCCTGCCCCCAAAATGGCTGATGTCCTCCACCGAATCTGGCcaggcttcctcctcctcgtgCTCTTCGTCTGCGTCTTCGGCATCGTCAACGTCCTCTTCCTCGTCCGCTCCCCCCATCGCCAAGCCCCCTCCCCGCACCGTGTCCCTCATGGTAGACGACACGCCCCGGCACGGCTCTGCACCCGCGGCCGTTACGGGAGGCCAGGAGACCCCGCCCACCGCCCGTGGTCATGCCCCGCCTCCTTCCCCTGTGCCCCCTGCTACCGCTGCTTCTGATGCCCCTGCACCCCCCGTCTCCGCCAAGCATCCCCCGGTGCCTCCACCCAAACCCTCCAATCGCAACAGCGTCCCTGCACTGCAAG CCGCAACGTTGCACAGAAGCACcaaagctccgccccctccttaCTGGACCAGTTGGCGATGGCAGGCTGAACGTGGGGTCTACCTCTCCCTGCCCAGCTACCTGTGTCGCCGCGgcgcccagcccagcccag GTGATGCAGCTCCACCTACAGGAGGTTTACTTCCACCTGCAGGAGGTGCACCTCCACCTACAGGAGCGTCACACCCAGTTCCAGCCAAGCGCTCCCCTCCTGTTCCCCCCAAGAGGATGACGCCTGTCGCCAAACGCCAATCTGAGGACCTCTCGTCCCACCAGCCAGAGCCTCCTGCCCACAGCTCCACCCCTGGGCTGTCGTCCTCCCAATCCGAAGACGGGAGGCTCCCCGGCCCCACCCCTGTTatgtcctctcctccacctgcccaCATCCCGCCCTCTCCGACTCGCGCCCATCCCCAGCCCATCGCCCTGAGCGTGGACCCGCCCAGCCCCACCACAGAGCCGCCCGCCCACCCCCCCATCCTGCCCCTGCACATCCAGATCCAGAGGGTGCTGGCCAGCCCCGGGCCGGCTCAGCCCAACCCGGAGGGCTCTCGGAGGGCTCACTCGCTCCTGTTCGATCTGCCGCCCGTGCTCAACATCGACACGGGCCGACATTCGCTCCCCGTCACCATCGAGCCCCTCAGACT gCCTGAGGATGATGATTTTGacctggaggaggagatgaggaagcTCCAGCCCGCCCCGCGCCCCGTTCTCCAGCCCGAGCTGGCGCCCCGGAGCAGGCGGGGCTTAGTGGGGGAGCCCAGCGTGACTGTCATCCCTGAAGACGGGGGCAATGGAGACAGCGAGGAGGAGAGCGACTCGGACGGACCCATCATCTACAGAGACGATGACGAGGATGAGGACGAGGAAGACGTACCCATTA GTGGTCTGGCCAGCCGTGTGAAGCGGAAGGACACTCTGGCCATGAAGCTGGAGAAACAGCAGGAGCGTCTGGAACAGCTCCCCCCGGAGGCCAACAGCTGGAAGAGCCGTGAGCAGTGGGAGGCCGTCCGCAACAAGATCGGCTCCACCCTGAACCG GAGACTGAGCCAGCGGCCCACGCAACAGGAGCTGGAACAGAGGAACATCCTGCAAG CCAAGAATGAGGCAGACCGACGGGCAGAGAGGAGTGAGATCAAACGTAGACTCACGAGAAAG TTGTCCCAGAGGCCCACGGTGGCCGAGCTGCAGGCCAGAAAGATCTTGCGCTTCCACGAGTACGTGGAGAGCACACACGCAGAGGACTACGACCGCCGTGCAGACAAGCCCTGGACCAAACTCACGCCCGCCGATAAG GCTGCCATCAGAAAGGAACTGAATGAGTTCAAGAGTTCAGAGATGGAGGTTCACGAGGACAGCAGGGTGTACACCAG GTTCCACCGACCGTAG
- the phactr4a gene encoding phosphatase and actin regulator 4A isoform X3 codes for MENQEGRPVEHQSVSEDEVDDQQHSTTGSDGANSGGDSPQSKRKGKFSNLGKIFKPWKWRKKKVTSEKFKETSEVLERKISMRRSRQELIDKGVLKEVVDNESNDVKAASVKNGHTAPVPGDRAPTLGSDVKGPTWRPQGEERKSSAEADRRGRAPSDGPRNRQPLDVDARTRGPSEADRRSHLAPDAEKRTSSLPRDRHGPDEGRQREHKDERRDERRDERRDERRDERRDKRDDRSEREEGGRRDGRGDKEERKEARERREERERREERERREERERREERERREEAGRREERERREEAGRREEAGRREEAGRREEAGRREGRRPEPARQVVESKQSRPLSEIDVRSSQQKSSSGASEAERRSTLPRHASPGDVPRERTGSVGVRVLPIPEPLRFPPKDLQPTAKQAILPPKWLMSSTESGQASSSSCSSSASSASSTSSSSSAPPIAKPPPRTVSLMVDDTPRHGSAPAAVTGGQETPPTARGHAPPPSPVPPATAASDAPAPPVSAKHPPVPPPKPSNRNSVPALQAATLHRSTKAPPPPYWTSWRWQAERGVYLSLPSYLCRRGAQPSPGDAAPPTGGLLPPAGGAPPPTGASHPVPAKRSPPVPPKRMTPVAKRQSEDLSSHQPEPPAHSSTPGLSSSQSEDGRLPGPTPVMSSPPPAHIPPSPTRAHPQPIALSVDPPSPTTEPPAHPPILPLHIQIQRVLASPGPAQPNPEGSRRAHSLLFDLPPVLNIDTGRHSLPVTIEPLRLPEDDDFDLEEEMRKLQPAPRPVLQPELAPRSRRGLVGEPSVTVIPEDGGNGDSEEESDSDGPIIYRDDDEDEDEEDVPISGLASRVKRKDTLAMKLEKQQERLEQLPPEANSWKSREQWEAVRNKIGSTLNRRLSQRPTQQELEQRNILQAKNEADRRAERSEIKRRLTRKLSQRPTVAELQARKILRFHEYVESTHAEDYDRRADKPWTKLTPADKAAIRKELNEFKSSEMEVHEDSRVYTRFHRP; via the exons ATGGAAAACCAAG AAGGCAGGCCTGTAGAGCACCAGAGTGTTTCAG aAGATGAAGTTGACGACCAGCAGCACAGCACAACAGGCAGCGACGGTGCGAACTCCGGCGGAGACTCGCCCCAGTCCAAACGCAAGGGCAAGTTCTCCAACCTGGGCAAGATCTTCAAGCCCTGGAAATGGAGGAAGAAGAAGGTCACCAGCGAGAAGTTCAAGGAGACATCAGAGG TGCTGGAGAGGAAGATCTCGATGAGGAGAAGCAGACAGGAGCTGATAGACAAAGGAGTCCTAAAGGAAGTGGTGGACAACG AGAGCAATGACGTAAAAGCTGCTTCAGTGAAGAAtggtcacacagcacctgtacCAGGAGATCGGGCGCCCACCTTGGGGTCGGACGTCAAGGGTCCGACCTGGCGGCCGCAAGGCGAAGAGCGGAAGAGCTCGGCCGAGGCGGATCGCCGCGGCCGGGCTCCATCGGACGGGCCCCGGAACCGCCAGCCCCTGGACGTGGATGCCCGCACACGTGGGCCCTCTGAGGCCGACCGGCGCAGCCACCTGGCCCCGGATGCCGAGAAGCGGACGTCGTCTCTGCCGAGGGACAGGCACGGGCCGGACGAGGGCAGGCAGCGCGAGCACAAGGACGAGCGGCGGGACGAGCGGCGGGACGAGCGGCGGGACGAGCGGCGGGACGAGCGGCGGGACAAGAGGGACGATCGCtctgagagagaggagggggggaggagagatgggCGAGGGGacaaggaggagaggaaggaggccagagagaggagggaggagcgcgagaggagggaggagcgcgagaggagggaggagcgcgagaggagggaggagcgcgagaggagagaggaggcaggcaggagggaggagcgcgagaggagggaggaggcaggcagaagggaggaggcaggcaggagggaggaggcaggcaggagggaggaggcaggcaggagggagggccGGCGCCCCGAGCCCGCCAGACAGGTTGTGGAGAGCAAGCAGTCCAGGCCTCTGTCGGAGATAGACGTACGGAGCAGTCAGCAGAAGAGCTCGTCCGGCGCCTCGGAGGCAGAACGCAGGAGCACTCTGCCCCGCCACGCGTCTCCTGGGGACGTGCCCAGGGAGCGCACAG GGTCCGTTGGCGTGCGTGTCCTCCCCATCCCTGAGCCACTCCGCTTCCCCCCCAAGGACCTGCAGCCTACTGCTAAACAAGCCATCCTGCCCCCAAAATGGCTGATGTCCTCCACCGAATCTGGCcaggcttcctcctcctcgtgCTCTTCGTCTGCGTCTTCGGCATCGTCAACGTCCTCTTCCTCGTCCGCTCCCCCCATCGCCAAGCCCCCTCCCCGCACCGTGTCCCTCATGGTAGACGACACGCCCCGGCACGGCTCTGCACCCGCGGCCGTTACGGGAGGCCAGGAGACCCCGCCCACCGCCCGTGGTCATGCCCCGCCTCCTTCCCCTGTGCCCCCTGCTACCGCTGCTTCTGATGCCCCTGCACCCCCCGTCTCCGCCAAGCATCCCCCGGTGCCTCCACCCAAACCCTCCAATCGCAACAGCGTCCCTGCACTGCAAG CCGCAACGTTGCACAGAAGCACcaaagctccgccccctccttaCTGGACCAGTTGGCGATGGCAGGCTGAACGTGGGGTCTACCTCTCCCTGCCCAGCTACCTGTGTCGCCGCGgcgcccagcccagcccag GTGATGCAGCTCCACCTACAGGAGGTTTACTTCCACCTGCAGGAGGTGCACCTCCACCTACAGGAGCGTCACACCCAGTTCCAGCCAAGCGCTCCCCTCCTGTTCCCCCCAAGAGGATGACGCCTGTCGCCAAACGCCAATCTGAGGACCTCTCGTCCCACCAGCCAGAGCCTCCTGCCCACAGCTCCACCCCTGGGCTGTCGTCCTCCCAATCCGAAGACGGGAGGCTCCCCGGCCCCACCCCTGTTatgtcctctcctccacctgcccaCATCCCGCCCTCTCCGACTCGCGCCCATCCCCAGCCCATCGCCCTGAGCGTGGACCCGCCCAGCCCCACCACAGAGCCGCCCGCCCACCCCCCCATCCTGCCCCTGCACATCCAGATCCAGAGGGTGCTGGCCAGCCCCGGGCCGGCTCAGCCCAACCCGGAGGGCTCTCGGAGGGCTCACTCGCTCCTGTTCGATCTGCCGCCCGTGCTCAACATCGACACGGGCCGACATTCGCTCCCCGTCACCATCGAGCCCCTCAGACT gCCTGAGGATGATGATTTTGacctggaggaggagatgaggaagcTCCAGCCCGCCCCGCGCCCCGTTCTCCAGCCCGAGCTGGCGCCCCGGAGCAGGCGGGGCTTAGTGGGGGAGCCCAGCGTGACTGTCATCCCTGAAGACGGGGGCAATGGAGACAGCGAGGAGGAGAGCGACTCGGACGGACCCATCATCTACAGAGACGATGACGAGGATGAGGACGAGGAAGACGTACCCATTA GTGGTCTGGCCAGCCGTGTGAAGCGGAAGGACACTCTGGCCATGAAGCTGGAGAAACAGCAGGAGCGTCTGGAACAGCTCCCCCCGGAGGCCAACAGCTGGAAGAGCCGTGAGCAGTGGGAGGCCGTCCGCAACAAGATCGGCTCCACCCTGAACCG GAGACTGAGCCAGCGGCCCACGCAACAGGAGCTGGAACAGAGGAACATCCTGCAAG CCAAGAATGAGGCAGACCGACGGGCAGAGAGGAGTGAGATCAAACGTAGACTCACGAGAAAG TTGTCCCAGAGGCCCACGGTGGCCGAGCTGCAGGCCAGAAAGATCTTGCGCTTCCACGAGTACGTGGAGAGCACACACGCAGAGGACTACGACCGCCGTGCAGACAAGCCCTGGACCAAACTCACGCCCGCCGATAAG GCTGCCATCAGAAAGGAACTGAATGAGTTCAAGAGTTCAGAGATGGAGGTTCACGAGGACAGCAGGGTGTACACCAG GTTCCACCGACCGTAG